A segment of the Brevundimonas sp. M20 genome:
ACGGCGAACGCTGTTCCGGACGAAGGCCAGCCCCAGTCCCTCCCCCTTGCGGTCCTGACGGCCCGAGCGGCGGAACAGTTCAAAAATACGCTCGTGGTCACGCGGCGCGATGCCGCGTCCGTTGTCCGCGATCCGGTAGGTGACCCAGCCGTTGGCCTCTTCCCCCGACACCACGATCCGGCCCGGTCGGTCGTGATCGAGATATTTCACGGCGTTGTCGATCAGGTTGCCGAAGATCTGTTCGACCGACAGACGGTCACTGTCGAGACGCGGCAGGGGCTCGACCACGATCTCGGCGCCGGCCGCGCCGGTCTGGTGGTGCACGCTGTCGGCGATGCCCCGAACCATCACCGACATATCCAGCACCTCCGGGACCAGAGACCGCCGCCCTTCGCGGGACAGCCGGAGAATGGCGTTGATCAGCCGGTCCATCTTCTCGGTCGAGGCGCGGATGAAGCCGATGGCCTCCGGCATGTCCTCGCGGACGGCGGCGATGACTTCCGGATCGACCTTGCGCCTGCTCTCGGCCTCGATGATCGCCTTGTCGACCACCTTGCCCGCCTGTTCGAGTTCGGAGGTGTAGCCCATGACATTGACCAATGGCGCGCGCAGGTCGTGGCTGACGATGTAGGCGAAGCGCTGGATTTCCTCGTTTGCCCGGGTCAGATCGGCCGTCCGCTCGCGCACCTGACTTTCAAGCCCGGCGTTCATGCGGGCGACCGCGTCACGGGCCTGCTGGATTTCCATGACATAGCGGCGGATCAGCCAGGCGCTGACGCCCGCCAGGGCGATGATCAGGGCGGCCCCAACGGCGTTGGCGGCCACGGTGACACCACCGGACCACTCTGACTGCCGGGTCCGGAAGTCCAGTCGGGTCTGGGTGATCTCGTCCACCGCCGCCGCCTCGTTGCGGAAGGCGTCCATCGCCGCCTTGCCCTCGTTGCTGCGGACGATGCTGAGCGCAGGCCCCAGACGGCCCGTGCGCGCCATGCCGACCGTCCGGTCCAGTTCGGCCAGCTTGGCCTCAGCCAGTTCCCGCAGGTGGGCGACCCGGGGCTCGATGTCCGGGTCGCCGGCGGCCAGTCGGGTCAGCTCCTCAAGCTGGTGCGGCAACTCCCGCGATGCTTCGCCGTGGACTTCCAGATACTCAGCGTTGCCGGTCAGCAGGAAGCCCCGCTGTCCGGTCTCGGCATCGATCAGATTGATCAGCACCGTCCGCGCGTGACGTCGCAATTGCTGGGCTCTCTCGACGTCGTCGTTGAAGCGGGCGGTCCGCTGGATCATCACGAAGGTCGCGATATTGCTCGCCAGCAGGAGCACGATGGCGAGCGTCAACAGCCCCGCGACCCGTCGTCCCAGAGTCGGGGTGCGGAGGAACTGCCGCAGGGCCTGCAGGGTATCGCGCCACGCCGTACTCATCGAATACGAGCATTAGCGATGGGTTTTTTCCTGTCCAGTCGCGTCTTTGGAGAAACCCTCGCCACTCGACGGATTTAAGGTAAAGATTGTCCCGTCTTGATCGGGGGAAAGGGGCGCAAATGGTCTGGTGGTGGTGGGTTGTTCCGGCGGTGGTGGCGCTGCTGGGGCTGATGCTTCTGATAAAGGGGCTGGGCGCCCTGTTCCGGGGCAAGGTGATCGGCGGACTGCTGGGCAGCGTCGGCGGCGCGGGTTTCATGGCCGCCGCGACCATCGCTGCCCTGCTTGCGCTGGACATCCAGACCTATTCGCGCCTGACCTATGAACGGCCGGTCGCCACCATCATGACCCGCCAGCTGGGACCGCAGTATTTCGAGGCCACGGTGATCCAGACCGCCAACGGCGAGAACATGCCCGCCGCGACCAACCTCTATCCCCTGCACGGGGACGAGTGGCGGATCGAGGCGCAGGTGCTGAAGTGGAAGCCGTGGGCGAATGTGCTGGGCCTGAACACCCAGTACCGGCTGGATCGCCTGTCGGGTCGCTATCAGCGCATTGATCAGGAGCTGAACGCGGAGCGCAGCGTGCACCCCCTGTCCATCACCGAGAACGACAACGGCCTGCCATGGAAGATCAGCACCTGGGATACGGCGCGGAAATACCGCAAGCACATCGACGCCGTGGACACCCTGTATGGCGGCGCCGCCTACATGCCGATGGCCGACGGCGCCCGTCACGAGGTCTGGATCACCCAGTCAGGCCTGATCGCCCGCCCCGTCAATGACGCGGCCCGCAACGCTTCGGCGGGC
Coding sequences within it:
- a CDS encoding CHASE3 domain-containing protein, whose translation is MSTAWRDTLQALRQFLRTPTLGRRVAGLLTLAIVLLLASNIATFVMIQRTARFNDDVERAQQLRRHARTVLINLIDAETGQRGFLLTGNAEYLEVHGEASRELPHQLEELTRLAAGDPDIEPRVAHLRELAEAKLAELDRTVGMARTGRLGPALSIVRSNEGKAAMDAFRNEAAAVDEITQTRLDFRTRQSEWSGGVTVAANAVGAALIIALAGVSAWLIRRYVMEIQQARDAVARMNAGLESQVRERTADLTRANEEIQRFAYIVSHDLRAPLVNVMGYTSELEQAGKVVDKAIIEAESRRKVDPEVIAAVREDMPEAIGFIRASTEKMDRLINAILRLSREGRRSLVPEVLDMSVMVRGIADSVHHQTGAAGAEIVVEPLPRLDSDRLSVEQIFGNLIDNAVKYLDHDRPGRIVVSGEEANGWVTYRIADNGRGIAPRDHERIFELFRRSGRQDRKGEGLGLAFVRNSVRRLGGDITVDSELGKGSTFILKFPTRLILAEAGDY